CTGTCGACCAGAACGCCATCGCAATCGAAAATCACCAGATCATGCATCCGACTCGTCTTTCCACATCAAAGAGATATGCGTGTCGCCGTATTTCCGACTGTCGTGCAGCTTGAACCCTGCGGGTGCTTGCATCGGGGTGTTTTCTTCCCAAACCAAGAGTGCATCCTCGGCAAGCCAGCCGTTTGCCAAAGCGGTAACAGCTTTCTGGCCCATGGCCTTTCCATAAGGGGGATCAAGAAAGATCAGATCATAAGGCACGCTTGGATTGTCTCCCAGCCGCGTGGCGTCACGGCGGATCAAGTCAGTGCGCGCGGCGCTGCGTGTCAGGTCGATATTCTTGCGGATCAATCCCTGCGCCACGCGCCCGTCATCAACAAAGGTGACATGCGCCGCACCACGCGACAGCGCCTCGAGCCCCAGCGCCCCGGTACCTGCAAACAGATCCAGCACCCGCAAACCGTCAAAGTCGATCTGGTGGGTCAGGACGTTGAACAGGCTTTCGCGCACACGGTCAGTGGTGGGGCGCAGACGTGCCCCCGCATCCCCTTTGCCGACCGAGGCCAAAGCGCGGCCCCGGAACTCTCCGGCGATGACCCTCACGCTTTGAGCAGCGGCTTCAAGTCCGCGTCCGGATCCGCCACGATGGCCGGATCGGCCGTCTTGCCTGCGTCGATCAAGCGTTTGCCGACCATATACGCGCGGGGATCGTTCATTGCATCCACAGCTATCAACTGATCGCCCTTGTAGTACCAGAAGGACACGGTCTGCCCTTCGCCCTTGCGGGTCACAACGCGGTCATATCCGGTGTTAAGACCGGCGATCTGTAGCTTGACGTCATACTGGTCCGACCAGAACCACGGCGTCGCGGTGTAGTCCTTGGCAGCGCCCAGCATGTTCTGCGCGACGATCTCGGCCTGATCAATTGCGTTGGGCACACTCTCTAGCCTGATCCGGCCTTCACCGTGCGGGAACGAAGCACAATCGCCTGCCGCCCAAATTGACGGATCCGAAGTGCGGCCATGGGCGTCGGTCTTGATGCCGTTGTCCAACTCAAGCCCCGCCATCTCGGCCAATTGGGTTGCGGGCGCGATGCCGACACCAACTACAACAAAGTCAACCTCAAGTTCGGTTCCATCGGTCAGAAGGGCGCCTGTGACCTTGCCGTTTTCGCCAATCAACCGATCCAACCCAACACCTTCGCGAATGTCAGCGCCGTAGTCACTGTGCAATGCGCGGAAATAGTCGCTGGTCTCGGGTGCCGCGACCCGTTGCAGGATACGGTCGGCCATCTCGACCAGAGTCACCTTGACGCCGCGCTTGGCGCAGACGGCTGCGGCCTCGAGCCCGATATAGCCACCGCCCACGATCAGCGCACGGGCACCTTCAGTGACCTTGGGCTCCATATCGTCGATATGCGCCAGATCACGCACCACATGCACACCTTCCAGGTCGCCACCAATAGCCGCGGGCAGACGGC
The genomic region above belongs to Ruegeria sp. HKCCD4315 and contains:
- a CDS encoding NAD(P)/FAD-dependent oxidoreductase, with product MSQIVVIGAGQAGASLVARLRKDGFDGDITLIGAEPHLPYQRPPLSKAYLLGEMELERLFLRPESFYAENNITLRLGQHVTGIDRQAKTVTLGDEVISYDELALTTGSDPRRLPAAIGGDLEGVHVVRDLAHIDDMEPKVTEGARALIVGGGYIGLEAAAVCAKRGVKVTLVEMADRILQRVAAPETSDYFRALHSDYGADIREGVGLDRLIGENGKVTGALLTDGTELEVDFVVVGVGIAPATQLAEMAGLELDNGIKTDAHGRTSDPSIWAAGDCASFPHGEGRIRLESVPNAIDQAEIVAQNMLGAAKDYTATPWFWSDQYDVKLQIAGLNTGYDRVVTRKGEGQTVSFWYYKGDQLIAVDAMNDPRAYMVGKRLIDAGKTADPAIVADPDADLKPLLKA
- the rsmD gene encoding 16S rRNA (guanine(966)-N(2))-methyltransferase RsmD: MRVIAGEFRGRALASVGKGDAGARLRPTTDRVRESLFNVLTHQIDFDGLRVLDLFAGTGALGLEALSRGAAHVTFVDDGRVAQGLIRKNIDLTRSAARTDLIRRDATRLGDNPSVPYDLIFLDPPYGKAMGQKAVTALANGWLAEDALLVWEENTPMQAPAGFKLHDSRKYGDTHISLMWKDESDA